A window from Photobacterium leiognathi encodes these proteins:
- a CDS encoding YadA-like family protein: MNRLTKQLLCSTPLLIACSIHAAVINNEPLAQPQSLTQSNVNNNTNHPMGGNIVINQSTSSPLPNGQYQNTVIGTAPTITGSHNVGIGSGVNVGHYSLAVGDYSHAKDNSEAFGTSSNSLDNGVAIGNQSYANHALAIGAHAYATNNSIAIGNDSRADEKDTVSFGGKVNHQTVVDGKVQVTTTDVTRRLTNVTAGINATDAVNVSQLTEAKNTLQGEITHNSQNISNNSSEITRNSNDIKTNMVNIEQNNQAIDINKNIIANNANNIGINKENINKNITNIQNNTQNITTNSKQISQNTAGINDNKTVIINNGNNIQKNRKDILNNTNLVNKNTQTITSNTNNIQQNTSNINNNKTNIANNSQSIEKNTAGVNTNAYNISHLHNESISYTNNHVMAYYNKSKQYTDEKSQQTLQNANNYTDQRVNQLSNVFNEKLKSLENREDAGIASAMAMAAITAKPNHKYNIGMGLGYYGDQDAIAMAAKINTSPDSVVTLDTSYNSNHNVGVAAGMTFGFN, translated from the coding sequence ATGAATCGATTAACTAAACAGCTACTTTGCTCAACGCCGCTTCTTATAGCCTGTAGTATTCATGCCGCAGTAATAAATAATGAACCTTTAGCTCAACCACAATCTCTCACTCAATCTAATGTGAACAATAATACCAATCATCCAATGGGCGGTAATATTGTTATTAATCAATCAACGAGTTCGCCACTACCGAATGGGCAATATCAGAACACGGTAATTGGAACAGCTCCAACCATTACAGGCTCTCATAATGTTGGGATTGGCTCAGGTGTAAACGTTGGTCATTATTCCCTTGCTGTTGGCGATTACAGCCATGCAAAAGATAATTCAGAAGCTTTTGGTACAAGCTCTAACTCATTGGATAATGGCGTAGCTATCGGCAATCAATCCTATGCTAATCATGCACTTGCTATAGGTGCCCATGCCTATGCAACAAACAACAGCATTGCTATTGGTAACGATAGTAGAGCTGACGAAAAAGACACGGTGAGTTTTGGTGGTAAGGTCAATCACCAAACGGTGGTCGATGGAAAAGTTCAGGTAACAACAACAGATGTAACCCGTCGACTAACTAATGTTACCGCAGGTATCAATGCTACAGATGCAGTTAATGTTAGTCAGTTAACCGAGGCTAAAAACACCTTACAAGGTGAGATCACCCATAACAGTCAAAACATTAGCAACAACTCAAGTGAAATCACCCGTAACAGTAACGATATTAAAACTAACATGGTGAATATTGAGCAAAACAATCAAGCAATTGATATCAATAAAAATATCATCGCTAACAATGCTAATAATATAGGTATTAACAAAGAAAATATAAATAAAAATATAACCAACATTCAAAATAACACGCAGAATATTACAACCAACTCAAAACAAATCAGTCAAAATACAGCAGGTATTAATGATAATAAAACTGTAATCATTAATAATGGTAATAATATTCAAAAAAACAGAAAAGATATTCTAAATAACACTAATTTAGTGAATAAAAACACGCAAACTATTACGAGCAATACTAATAATATTCAGCAGAATACAAGCAACATCAATAACAACAAAACAAATATAGCGAATAACAGTCAAAGTATTGAGAAAAACACGGCTGGTGTAAATACCAATGCTTATAACATTAGTCATTTGCATAATGAATCGATTAGCTACACCAATAATCATGTAATGGCGTACTACAACAAGTCTAAGCAATACACTGATGAAAAATCGCAACAGACATTACAGAATGCAAATAACTATACAGATCAAAGAGTCAACCAACTCTCTAACGTGTTTAATGAGAAATTAAAGAGCTTAGAAAACAGGGAAGATGCTGGTATTGCATCTGCAATGGCAATGGCTGCTATTACGGCTAAACCAAATCACAAATATAATATTGGTATGGGGTTAGGCTATTATGGCGATCAAGATGCTATCGCAATGGCTGCGAAAATCAATACATCTCCAGACAGTGTAGTCACTCTTGATACCTCATATAACTCAAATCACAACGTCGGTGTTGCTGCAGGTATGACATTCGGCTTTAACTGA
- a CDS encoding DUF3283 family protein yields MHNLTLLSDGERTRIELDKQAAYTVWKVKNGKVGYEAFAELINNIEDDDERDFCEKSLSKYKMQMGVN; encoded by the coding sequence ATGCATAACCTTACATTACTATCTGATGGTGAAAGAACACGCATTGAATTAGATAAGCAAGCTGCTTATACCGTATGGAAAGTGAAGAATGGTAAAGTAGGTTATGAAGCTTTTGCTGAGCTTATAAATAATATTGAAGATGATGATGAACGAGATTTTTGTGAGAAATCATTATCAAAATATAAGATGCAAATGGGCGTAAATTAA
- the deoD gene encoding purine-nucleoside phosphorylase has protein sequence MATPHINAEFGDFAETVLMPGDPLRAQFIAETYLDDVKRVCDVRSMYGFTGTYKGKRISVMGHGMGIPSCSIYVHELIKDFGVKNIIRIGSCGAVHDDVKLMDVIIGMGASTDSKVNRIRFANHDFAAIADYHLLETAVNQARAQQVPVRVGNVFSADLFYSPESDLFDKMEKLGILGVDMEAAGIYGVAAELGAKALTILTVSDHIKRGEKLSAEDRQKSFNEMMNIALETAISL, from the coding sequence ATGGCTACTCCACATATTAACGCTGAGTTTGGTGATTTTGCAGAAACGGTACTTATGCCAGGCGATCCGCTACGTGCTCAGTTTATTGCGGAAACTTACCTAGATGATGTAAAGCGTGTGTGTGATGTTCGCAGCATGTATGGCTTTACAGGTACTTACAAAGGCAAACGTATTTCAGTGATGGGTCATGGTATGGGTATCCCATCATGTTCTATTTATGTGCACGAACTCATCAAAGATTTTGGCGTTAAAAACATTATCCGTATTGGTAGCTGTGGCGCTGTTCACGATGATGTAAAACTAATGGATGTGATCATCGGTATGGGCGCATCGACGGATTCAAAAGTAAACCGTATCCGTTTTGCTAACCACGATTTTGCAGCTATTGCAGATTACCATCTACTAGAAACCGCCGTTAACCAAGCTCGTGCACAACAAGTGCCAGTACGTGTCGGTAATGTTTTCTCTGCAGATTTATTCTACAGCCCAGAAAGCGATCTATTCGATAAGATGGAAAAGCTTGGCATTCTTGGTGTTGATATGGAAGCGGCGGGTATTTACGGCGTAGCAGCAGAGCTAGGCGCAAAAGCCCTAACCATTCTAACAGTTTCTGATCACATCAAACGTGGTGAAAAATTAAGCGCAGAAGATCGTCAAAAATCATTCAACGAAATGATGAACATCGCGCTAGAAACTGCCATCAGCCTTTAA
- a CDS encoding lactate dehydrogenase codes for MSTFLTTQNPIEQLPLAFNGYQFNHCKTLSCKNFGSHNPNDYVLQNNNRNRPTLVCRECGAFPPLLNNQDVVEETLRYQRLQSSDLPRCTNSECDNKHYPALTHRHLYHAFGFSGDRQRYRCKACEQTFVDRWSGANNKLAMQQKLLGLLFTDYPVRDICRRLEINPKTFYDQLNHIAARCRRQLALFDERLFKHQHHVELASNIKDLQPQSHNGVMWVASAESQSGYVVAQHINYHANDIALSHLYHDAYQDSARFMSAPKHDETVSDPFIPKGILAKVDATYRKIFSRSNMENPLSDGAKINYPTKGTLIYPQYTVYSHYLYLKEMFQNNEYLAIFMPQETLLRSACISVFIDHIKQKRIDPLYVIEDEQWQHGDDASKVDIVLLGWWQDRWAFTHLENASKGICHLGGETNDDKKWLKHATYRAVSSYQHRFQEQFSQLINEPRRKLRPAGLLPLLDIYRAWHNLCRQDKFSLTPAQRLGLASSPMTLEQLLS; via the coding sequence ATGTCTACATTTCTTACAACGCAAAATCCCATCGAGCAGTTACCATTAGCTTTTAATGGCTACCAGTTTAATCACTGTAAGACACTGAGTTGTAAGAACTTTGGTTCACATAATCCCAACGACTACGTGCTCCAAAATAATAACCGTAATCGCCCGACTCTCGTATGTCGAGAATGTGGTGCTTTCCCACCATTATTAAATAACCAAGATGTGGTTGAAGAAACACTACGCTATCAAAGGCTTCAAAGTAGTGATTTACCTCGATGTACCAATAGTGAATGTGATAATAAACACTACCCTGCGCTAACACATCGTCACCTTTATCATGCGTTTGGGTTCAGTGGTGATAGACAACGTTACCGCTGTAAAGCCTGTGAGCAAACATTTGTTGATCGTTGGTCTGGTGCTAATAACAAACTTGCCATGCAACAAAAACTACTGGGGCTATTATTTACCGATTACCCTGTGCGTGATATTTGTCGACGCCTAGAGATCAATCCAAAAACCTTTTACGATCAACTCAATCATATTGCTGCTCGATGCCGTCGCCAGCTCGCCCTTTTTGATGAACGATTATTTAAACATCAACATCATGTTGAGCTTGCATCTAATATTAAGGACCTTCAACCTCAAAGCCACAATGGCGTAATGTGGGTTGCAAGTGCAGAGTCACAATCAGGCTATGTTGTCGCACAGCATATTAATTACCACGCCAATGATATTGCGTTATCTCATCTCTATCATGATGCCTATCAAGATTCAGCCCGTTTCATGTCGGCACCAAAGCACGATGAAACAGTATCTGATCCCTTTATTCCTAAAGGTATATTGGCAAAAGTTGATGCGACTTATCGTAAGATTTTCTCTCGCTCTAACATGGAGAATCCATTATCAGACGGCGCTAAAATTAATTATCCAACGAAGGGAACATTGATCTACCCACAGTACACGGTATACAGCCATTATCTCTACTTGAAAGAGATGTTCCAGAATAACGAGTACCTCGCTATCTTTATGCCACAAGAAACCTTGTTGCGCTCGGCATGCATCTCTGTGTTTATTGACCATATCAAGCAAAAACGTATTGATCCTCTCTACGTGATAGAAGACGAGCAATGGCAGCATGGTGACGATGCAAGTAAAGTCGATATTGTGTTATTAGGATGGTGGCAAGATCGTTGGGCATTCACTCATCTAGAAAATGCCAGTAAAGGAATCTGCCATTTAGGTGGTGAAACCAATGATGATAAGAAGTGGCTTAAACATGCCACCTATCGAGCAGTATCAAGTTACCAACATCGTTTTCAAGAGCAATTTAGCCAACTGATCAATGAGCCGCGACGAAAATTGCGACCAGCAGGACTGTTACCGCTATTAGATATTTATCGCGCTTGGCATAATTTGTGTCGCCAAGATAAGTTCTCATTAACACCAGCTCAACGATTAGGCTTGGCTTCATCCCCTATGACATTAGAACAACTGCTAAGTTAA
- a CDS encoding RidA family protein, whose protein sequence is MIERLETGARMSRIVKHNGTIYLCGQVCADATKGITEQTQTMLDKVEALLLQAGSDKEHMLSATIYIKDMSMFAEMNAVWDNWVPQGHAPARACVEASMARDALLVEISVVAAEK, encoded by the coding sequence ATGATTGAACGTTTAGAAACAGGTGCTCGCATGAGCCGCATTGTTAAGCATAACGGTACGATTTACTTATGTGGTCAAGTTTGTGCAGATGCTACGAAAGGTATCACAGAGCAAACTCAAACCATGTTAGATAAAGTAGAAGCGTTATTACTTCAAGCGGGGAGTGATAAAGAACACATGCTTTCAGCAACGATTTATATTAAAGATATGAGCATGTTCGCTGAAATGAATGCGGTATGGGATAACTGGGTACCACAAGGTCATGCGCCTGCTCGTGCTTGTGTTGAAGCAAGTATGGCACGCGATGCTCTATTAGTAGAAATCTCAGTGGTTGCTGCTGAAAAGTAA
- a CDS encoding NAD(P)/FAD-dependent oxidoreductase, with the protein MSMRSQYIDSYYQATINALPEQPELDQNIEADVCIIGGGMTGLNAAIELRQKGFSVVVLESQRLAWGGSGRNGGQCLVGYCLGLREVDETYGPEWGKQLWDLSCEAVDIARERIQEFNIDCDFQQGYIELALKKSQEEELKSWYDLKQTRYDYPTASWWEKEQIQQVANTERYLGGLFDSNSAHMHPLNYTLGLASAAMSLGASVFENTPATKIEKGNPHIIHTPKGRVKAKQVLLACNAYLDGLNRKAQSVVLPVASYIAVTEQLGDRQPISNMMAMSDLNNSLDYYRPTPDGRILFGGVNHPFNGEYSDSAERLHQRMITVFPQLADVKMEYHWGGLFAVTRSYMPQIDHLGDDIYVSHGYTGHGVGLTNIAGKVVAEAMAGTAERFDVFAKIKQGWIPTPEILRKPALAMAIWKARLEDSLGR; encoded by the coding sequence ATGTCAATGCGTAGTCAGTATATTGATAGTTATTACCAAGCAACAATTAATGCGTTACCAGAACAACCTGAACTTGATCAAAATATCGAGGCAGATGTTTGTATTATTGGCGGTGGTATGACGGGCTTGAATGCTGCCATCGAATTACGTCAGAAAGGTTTTTCGGTTGTAGTATTGGAATCTCAGCGTTTAGCATGGGGTGGCTCGGGCCGAAACGGTGGTCAATGTTTAGTGGGTTACTGTTTAGGCTTACGTGAAGTTGATGAAACTTACGGCCCTGAATGGGGCAAACAACTGTGGGATCTGTCTTGTGAAGCGGTAGATATTGCTCGTGAGCGTATTCAAGAATTCAATATCGATTGCGACTTCCAACAAGGTTATATCGAGTTAGCACTGAAAAAGAGCCAAGAAGAAGAATTAAAATCTTGGTATGACTTAAAGCAAACGCGCTACGATTACCCAACAGCAAGCTGGTGGGAAAAAGAGCAAATTCAACAAGTAGCCAATACTGAACGCTACCTTGGTGGTCTGTTTGATTCAAACAGTGCACACATGCATCCCCTGAATTACACCTTAGGCTTAGCCAGTGCTGCAATGTCGCTAGGCGCATCGGTATTTGAAAATACGCCAGCAACGAAGATTGAGAAAGGCAACCCACATATTATTCATACGCCAAAAGGTCGCGTAAAAGCTAAACAAGTACTATTAGCGTGTAATGCGTATTTAGATGGTCTGAACCGTAAGGCTCAAAGTGTTGTATTGCCAGTTGCTTCATATATTGCAGTGACCGAACAATTAGGTGATCGTCAGCCAATCTCAAATATGATGGCAATGTCTGATCTAAACAATAGCTTGGATTATTATCGTCCAACACCTGATGGTCGTATTTTGTTTGGTGGCGTTAACCATCCATTTAATGGTGAATACAGTGATTCAGCCGAGCGTTTACACCAGCGTATGATCACTGTGTTCCCGCAATTGGCTGACGTGAAAATGGAGTACCATTGGGGCGGCTTATTTGCAGTAACACGTTCTTACATGCCACAGATTGATCACTTAGGTGATGATATTTATGTATCACATGGCTACACCGGTCATGGTGTGGGCTTAACGAACATTGCAGGTAAAGTCGTAGCAGAAGCGATGGCAGGAACCGCTGAGCGTTTTGATGTCTTTGCGAAGATTAAACAAGGCTGGATCCCAACCCCTGAAATTTTACGTAAACCTGCGCTTGCAATGGCGATTTGGAAAGCACGGTTAGAAGATTCATTAGGTCGCTAA
- a CDS encoding ABC transporter substrate-binding protein — MKKVFKGVTTLTFALTAFNVSAENVVLNIYNWAEYMPTAVIQAFEKEYNVTVNYSTFDNNEAMYTKLKLLDNKGYDVVFASTYFIEKMAREGMLAKIDKTKMHHLKDVYPGLLGQQFDPKNDYSLPYVWGVTGISYNSDSIKNDQVTGWNDLWNSDFQRQVMLLDDVRDVFGMALKAQGHSINSTNEAEIKQAYEKLRDLRPNVVVYNSDAPHVPYVTGEAMLGMQWNGNAYLAKQEMPELKFVYPKEGSILWMDNFIVPEGSANKDLAFKFIDFFMRPENQAKLVEELGFPAPNKQAKSFLPKALQNDPMIFPTDEEVNKGEFTNDVGDAVNIYQKYWQLLKS; from the coding sequence ATGAAAAAAGTATTTAAAGGGGTGACTACACTAACATTCGCACTTACAGCATTTAATGTTTCGGCAGAAAATGTTGTGCTTAATATTTACAACTGGGCTGAATATATGCCAACAGCTGTAATTCAAGCATTTGAGAAAGAATATAATGTCACCGTTAACTACTCGACTTTCGATAATAACGAAGCGATGTATACCAAATTAAAACTATTGGATAACAAAGGTTACGATGTAGTTTTTGCTTCGACGTATTTTATCGAGAAGATGGCACGTGAAGGCATGCTTGCCAAGATAGATAAAACAAAAATGCATCATTTAAAAGATGTCTATCCTGGTTTATTGGGTCAACAATTTGACCCTAAAAATGATTACTCACTGCCTTACGTTTGGGGCGTAACTGGCATTTCTTACAACTCTGATAGCATCAAAAATGATCAGGTAACTGGCTGGAACGATTTATGGAATAGTGATTTCCAACGTCAAGTCATGCTATTAGACGATGTTCGTGATGTATTTGGTATGGCATTAAAAGCGCAGGGCCATAGCATTAACAGCACCAACGAAGCTGAAATTAAACAAGCATACGAGAAACTACGCGACTTACGTCCTAACGTAGTTGTCTATAACTCAGACGCACCACATGTCCCTTATGTGACAGGTGAAGCAATGCTAGGTATGCAATGGAATGGTAATGCTTATTTAGCCAAGCAAGAAATGCCAGAGCTAAAATTTGTTTATCCTAAAGAAGGTTCAATTCTTTGGATGGATAACTTTATTGTGCCAGAAGGCAGTGCAAATAAAGATTTAGCCTTTAAGTTTATTGATTTCTTTATGCGTCCAGAAAACCAAGCAAAATTAGTTGAAGAGCTCGGTTTCCCAGCGCCAAATAAACAAGCTAAATCATTTTTACCTAAAGCATTACAAAACGATCCAATGATCTTCCCAACAGATGAGGAAGTAAATAAAGGTGAGTTTACTAATGATGTTGGTGATGCAGTCAATATTTACCAAAAATACTGGCAATTGCTGAAGAGCTAA
- a CDS encoding formimidoylglutamase codes for MFVDQLKKLFKPNETKPHGQHRTHTLISPYTQQRERGVVLLGVISDLSIGWNRGRQGAKEGPSSIRRILPQTHSHSKLPLYDAGDIEALNDDMNFSSLSQQQAQALSAILKAGHFPIVLGGGHEISIASYQALSDHATEIAHTHTEWLVPETNTSNTEYSSESLEDTSMQPCQSRVGIINFDAHFELRPTLAVRSGSAFHTALCYSKEQQREFHYLGLGICDHANSQAMFKLAEDLGCEWLLDSQMTSRNKKAVQAKLDKYIDSVDVIHLSIGLDVFSASIAPGVNMTQMQGVGLPMVEWAIKYIMASGKVKLVDIAELNPEYDYANQTAKLAAKLVQLVSRTL; via the coding sequence ATGTTTGTAGATCAGTTAAAAAAACTCTTTAAACCGAATGAGACGAAACCTCATGGTCAACATCGAACGCATACGTTAATTTCCCCTTACACCCAACAACGAGAACGTGGTGTGGTATTACTTGGTGTTATTTCTGATCTCAGTATTGGCTGGAATCGAGGACGACAGGGCGCAAAAGAGGGGCCTTCCAGTATTCGACGTATTTTGCCGCAAACACATTCTCATTCAAAACTGCCGCTTTATGACGCTGGAGATATTGAGGCACTTAATGATGATATGAATTTTTCATCATTAAGCCAGCAGCAGGCGCAAGCATTAAGTGCAATTTTAAAAGCAGGGCATTTTCCTATTGTTCTCGGTGGTGGACATGAAATCTCGATTGCTAGTTATCAAGCGCTTTCTGATCATGCTACTGAAATCGCTCACACACATACCGAATGGTTAGTGCCGGAAACGAATACGAGTAATACCGAATATAGTTCTGAGTCGCTTGAAGATACTTCGATGCAACCATGCCAGTCTCGTGTCGGTATTATTAATTTTGATGCCCATTTTGAATTGCGACCAACCTTAGCGGTACGTTCTGGCTCTGCTTTTCATACCGCATTGTGCTATAGCAAAGAGCAGCAGCGAGAATTTCACTACCTGGGTTTAGGGATTTGTGATCATGCAAATTCCCAAGCTATGTTTAAATTAGCAGAAGATCTGGGCTGTGAGTGGTTACTTGATAGTCAAATGACATCACGCAATAAAAAAGCGGTACAAGCTAAACTCGATAAATATATTGATAGTGTAGATGTTATTCATTTAAGTATTGGGCTTGATGTATTTTCAGCATCTATTGCGCCAGGCGTTAATATGACCCAAATGCAGGGGGTAGGTTTACCCATGGTCGAGTGGGCAATTAAATACATTATGGCAAGCGGCAAAGTGAAGTTAGTTGATATTGCCGAGTTAAACCCTGAATACGATTATGCCAATCAAACTGCGAAATTAGCGGCGAAGTTGGTGCAGTTAGTGTCTAGAACATTGTAA
- a CDS encoding IclR family transcriptional regulator, with translation MVTNSLSANEKLLQVLIHIAASPFPLQAQQLSSEMNMPISSLYRYLALLRDWNLIEENHGQNTYSAGPAALQLQRNFHMHSPLPDGVRPILKRLQQQTGEMSAYMVPVGFNALCVDSIDSPYALRCSYEKGQSQPLIRGASAKVILAYLPLSRQMRILNHYEITEKEQVDAWLTELDLIKQDGFAISTSEIDQGVSGVSAPVFMGNKVAGAVSVMAPAERINSRKNKIVMCVLQAARALPPQH, from the coding sequence ATCGTGACAAACTCTCTTAGTGCTAATGAAAAGCTGCTACAAGTATTAATTCATATCGCTGCTTCACCATTTCCATTACAAGCACAGCAGTTAAGTTCTGAAATGAACATGCCAATTAGTAGTCTTTATCGCTATTTAGCGTTATTGCGAGATTGGAACTTAATTGAAGAAAATCACGGTCAGAATACATACAGCGCAGGCCCTGCCGCATTGCAGTTGCAACGCAATTTCCATATGCATTCACCCTTGCCTGACGGTGTGCGACCTATCTTAAAGCGGCTACAGCAGCAAACTGGTGAAATGTCAGCGTATATGGTGCCTGTTGGTTTTAATGCATTGTGTGTCGATAGTATTGATAGCCCATACGCACTTCGCTGTAGTTATGAAAAGGGACAAAGTCAGCCATTGATCCGTGGTGCTTCTGCAAAAGTGATTCTTGCCTATTTACCATTATCTCGTCAGATGAGAATTTTGAATCACTATGAGATCACAGAGAAAGAGCAAGTTGATGCATGGCTAACAGAACTGGATCTGATCAAACAAGATGGATTTGCGATCAGTACTTCTGAAATTGACCAAGGGGTGTCCGGTGTAAGTGCACCTGTTTTTATGGGTAATAAAGTTGCAGGTGCCGTAAGTGTTATGGCACCAGCAGAGCGTATCAATAGCCGTAAAAATAAAATTGTTATGTGCGTATTACAGGCAGCTCGTGCACTACCGCCTCAACATTAA
- a CDS encoding YebC/PmpR family DNA-binding transcriptional regulator has translation MGRKFEVRKLSMAKTQGAKIKVYSKYGKEIYVCAKNGSPDPDANLALRRLIEKAKKDQVPSHVIEKAIDKAKGGGGEDYATARYEGFGPGNCMVIVDCLTDNNNRTFMDVRQAFVKNNAKIGSPGTVGHMFEHQAVFEFKGTDEEAVLENLMMEDADVTDITCEDGVITVYAPHTEFFKIKNALAATMPEVTLDVEEISFVPQTMTELSGDDIPAFEKFLDALNDCDDVQNVYHNAEMAD, from the coding sequence ATGGGAAGAAAGTTCGAAGTACGCAAATTGTCTATGGCAAAAACCCAAGGCGCTAAGATCAAAGTTTACTCGAAGTACGGTAAAGAGATCTACGTTTGTGCTAAGAACGGTAGCCCTGATCCAGATGCTAACCTAGCCCTTCGCCGTCTTATTGAAAAAGCGAAGAAAGATCAGGTGCCTAGCCACGTTATCGAAAAAGCAATTGATAAAGCTAAAGGTGGCGGCGGTGAAGATTACGCAACAGCACGCTACGAAGGTTTTGGTCCTGGTAACTGCATGGTTATCGTTGACTGTCTAACTGACAACAACAACCGTACTTTCATGGACGTTCGCCAAGCATTCGTTAAGAACAATGCAAAAATTGGTAGCCCAGGTACTGTTGGTCACATGTTTGAGCACCAAGCTGTATTTGAGTTCAAAGGTACTGATGAAGAAGCAGTATTAGAGAACCTAATGATGGAAGATGCTGATGTTACTGACATCACTTGTGAAGATGGCGTGATCACTGTTTACGCTCCTCACACTGAATTCTTCAAAATCAAAAATGCACTTGCGGCAACAATGCCAGAAGTAACTCTTGATGTTGAAGAAATCTCTTTCGTTCCTCAAACAATGACTGAGCTTTCAGGCGATGACATCCCAGCATTCGAGAAATTCCTTGATGCACTGAACGATTGTGATGACGTACAAAACGTTTACCACAACGCTGAAATGGCTGACTAA
- a CDS encoding ABC transporter permease, which yields MGWLNLFKHELKAIFTNVSLVFTVFGGVVFYSFLYPLPYTNELPRDQKVAVVDLDQTQMSRELIRMADATPQVHIAQHLGSIDAAKQALLDRQVEGILVIPHDFYKDVMLGTSPTLAYAGNAALFLVYGTIVEGLSSAGTDLGVHAKINRLVLKGDNFVQASEQYSAMKLNMRPVFNVTMGYINYVVPAVFVLILHQTLLIGVGMVGASENEARAAGKTGYWAEYPVWMIMMVRAFIFVMIYLVLACYYFGFTFTYYGVNRLASIPDLVSMTIAFLLAVIMLGMVLGQLIPRCELVTLVVLLSSLPLVFTAGFICPASELPTLLRELSQLAPSTPAINGFLGLNQMGATFAQMIGWWQQLWLQALGFGTLAFWLMSRARKVSR from the coding sequence ATGGGATGGTTAAATTTATTTAAGCATGAGCTAAAAGCCATTTTTACTAATGTTTCTTTGGTGTTTACCGTATTTGGCGGTGTGGTTTTCTACTCGTTTTTATACCCATTACCTTATACCAATGAGCTTCCTCGTGATCAGAAAGTGGCCGTTGTCGATCTTGATCAAACGCAGATGAGTCGCGAATTAATCCGTATGGCAGATGCCACACCACAGGTTCATATTGCTCAGCATTTAGGCAGTATTGATGCGGCTAAACAGGCGTTATTAGATCGACAAGTCGAAGGGATTTTAGTGATCCCTCATGATTTCTACAAAGACGTGATGTTAGGCACTAGTCCAACACTGGCATATGCAGGTAATGCGGCATTGTTCTTGGTGTACGGTACGATTGTTGAGGGTTTAAGCTCGGCAGGAACCGATTTAGGTGTTCATGCTAAAATTAACCGTTTGGTTTTGAAAGGGGATAACTTCGTTCAAGCCTCAGAGCAATACAGTGCGATGAAACTCAATATGCGTCCTGTGTTTAACGTGACAATGGGTTATATCAATTACGTCGTACCTGCGGTATTTGTACTGATTTTGCATCAAACACTGTTAATTGGTGTCGGCATGGTGGGAGCATCTGAAAACGAGGCTCGTGCTGCGGGTAAAACGGGTTACTGGGCTGAATATCCAGTATGGATGATCATGATGGTACGTGCGTTTATCTTCGTGATGATTTATCTGGTATTAGCTTGTTACTACTTTGGTTTTACCTTTACTTATTATGGTGTAAACCGCTTAGCGTCTATTCCTGACTTAGTATCGATGACAATAGCATTCTTGCTAGCTGTGATTATGCTAGGCATGGTGTTAGGACAATTGATCCCACGTTGTGAGTTAGTGACATTAGTGGTACTACTTAGCTCGTTACCGCTAGTATTTACCGCGGGTTTTATCTGTCCAGCATCAGAATTACCGACTTTACTGCGTGAATTATCGCAATTAGCGCCTTCTACGCCTGCAATCAATGGTTTTCTTGGCTTAAATCAGATGGGAGCGACATTTGCTCAGATGATTGGCTGGTGGCAGCAATTATGGTTACAAGCATTAGGTTTTGGTACTTTAGCGTTTTGGTTAATGTCACGAGCACGAAAAGTAAGTCGCTAA